Proteins from a single region of Harmonia axyridis chromosome 4, icHarAxyr1.1, whole genome shotgun sequence:
- the LOC123678495 gene encoding RNA-binding protein 48 — MDIRSMTYPKTNVRFCLRAIQMETKSNKINSEQEKKKEIPHHKQQELCMNRPAYRQGRKFTAVKVYTVSSESQHLFVYGVPTINLRSELKSLFNKYGEIISIHVVPDQDVEIFTECYHIHYKRIQSARIAKRLVDNKSFYGGILHVCYAPEYETLEETRSKLQQRQKDVLIRLNKYNAENHERIKGVSNETTNSELNKGETSKKRKHSEVNVPSLYREDDPILSHKRKQKKNTEDYIVRYASQSSDVNGGTNNKRNNTLAQQSKKFVPLPLRSKSVSDTQVFGPQLPNPEYFKFNVDKPIEVSSQKNVEGILEKNIQIPNQVNIRKVSNIEKRIIFRNKIINKISS, encoded by the exons atggatattaggtctatgactTATCCAAAAACAAATGTCCGCTTTTGTCTTAGAGCTATACAAATGGAAACCAAATCCAATAAAATTAATTCcgaacaagaaaaaaagaaagaaataccACATCATAAACAGCAGGAATTATGCATGAATAGACCGGCTTATCGTCAAGGAAGAAAATTCACTGCTGTAAAG GTCTACACAGTTTCTTCCGAATCCCAACACTTATTTGTTTATGGGGTACCAACAATAAATCTTCGTTCTGAATTAAAATCCTTGTTCAATAAATATGGAGAAATAATAAGTATTCATGTGGTTCCTGATCAAGATGTAGAGATATTCACAGAATGTTATCATATTCATTACAAAAGAATACAGTCAGCTCGAATAGCCAAAAGATTAGTTGATAATAAATCATTTTATGGTGGTATCTTACATGTATGTTATGCACCAGAATATGAAACATTAGAAGAAACCAGATCAAAACTTCAACAAAGACAGAAAGATGTTCTTATTAGACTCAACAAATATAACGCTGAAAATCATGAGAGAATTAAAGGAGTTTCTAATGAAACAACAAATTCTGAACTAAATAAAGGAGAAACATCCAAAAAAAGGAAACATTCTGAAGTAAATGTGCCATCACTGTACAGAGAAGATGATCCTATTTTATCTCATAagagaaaacaaaagaaaaacacTGAAGACTATATTGTAAGATATGCTTCTCAATCTTCAGATGTAAATGGTGGAACTAATAATAAAAGGAATAATACACTTGCACAgcaatcaaaaaaatttgtgcCACTACCATTAAGATCTAAGTCTGTATCAGATACTCAAGTATTTGGTCCACAATTACCAAATCCGGAATATTTTAAATTCAATGTAGACAAACCAATTGAAGTTTCTAgtcaaaaaaatgttgaaggaatattggaaaaaaatattcaaatcccTAATCAGGTCAACATAAGAAAAGTATCTAACATCGAGAAGAGGATTatatttagaaataaaataataaataaaattagttcATAG
- the LOC123678493 gene encoding tyrosine--tRNA ligase, cytoplasmic isoform X1, protein MKCKMVNEAPLSLDEKYHLISRNLQEVLGEDKIKSILKERDLKIYWGTATTGKPHVAYFVPMSKIADFLRAGAEVTILFADLHAYLDNMKATWELLEPRVQYYEHSIKAMLSSIGVPLDKLKFVKGTNYQLSKEYTLDVYRLSSLITEHDAKKAGAEVVKQVDHPLLSGLLYPGLQALDEEYLKVDSQFGGIDQRKIFTFAEKYLPQLGYQKRAHLMNPMVPGLTGGKMSSSEDESKIDLLDSAANVKKKLKKAFCEPGNIENNGCLSFVKHVIFPLLKPGEKFVLPRHVDYGGDLEFDKFNDLEQAFAKEEVHPGDLKNAMEIYLNRLLDPIRKAFEDKKLKELAAKAYPVPGKQKGSNQQNQASDELVPSRLDIRVGKIVEVSRHPDADALYVEKIDLGEAQPRTIVSGLVNFIPIEEMKNRMVVVLCNLKAAKMRGVESQGMVLCASVDDPKQVETLIPPEDATPGERVYIENYESGNPDEVLNPKKKVWEKLQVDLKTNSDCLAQWQGNNLLTKSGGKIRSKSMTMAPIK, encoded by the exons CAAAATGGTTAATGAAGCCCCCCTTTCTCTAGATGAGAAGTATCATCTTATTTCTCGCAATTTACAAGAAGTACTGGGGGAAGATAAAATAAAAAGTATATTGAAAGAACGAGACTTGAAAATCTATTGGGGTACTGCTACCACCGGAAAGCCTCATGTTGCATACTTTGTTCCTATGTCCAAAATAGCAGATTTTCTCAGAGCAGGAGCAGAAGTCACTATTTTATTTGCTGATCTCCATGCCTATTTAGATAATATGAAGGCAACTTGGGAACTTTTAGAACCCAGAGTTCAATATTATGAACATAGCATTAAGGCTATGTTGAGTTCAATTGGTGTACCATTAGATAAGCTGAAATTTGTTAAAGGTACAAATTATCAGTTATCCAAGGAATATACTTTAGATGTTTATCGATTATCTTCCTTGATTACGGAGCATGATGCTAAGAAAGCTGGTGCTGAAGTAGTAAAGCAAGTTGATCATCCACTTCTTAGTGGACTTCTTTATCCAG GTTTGCAAGCTTTGGATGAAGAATACTTGAAAGTAGATTCACAATTTGGTGGTATTGACCAGAGAAAGATTTTCACATTTGCTGAAAAATACTTGCCACAATTGGGCTATCAAAAGAGAGCTCATCTTATGAACCCCATGG TTCCTGGATTAACTGGAGGAAAAATGTCTTCTTCAGAGGATGAAAGCAAAATTGACCTCTTAGATTCAGCTGCCAATGTAAAAAAGAAACTGAAGAAAGCTTTTTGTGAGCCAGGAAATATTGAGAATAATGGCTGTCTCTCTTTTGTTAAACATGTTATATTTCCTCTTCTCAAACCTGGTGAAAAGTTTGTCTTACCTAGACATGTAGACTATGGTGGTGACTTGGAATTTGACAAATTTAATGATCTAGAACAAGCTTTTGCTAAAGAGGAAGTACATCCAGGAGATTTGAAGAATGCCATGGAAATCTATCTTAATAGATTACTAGATCCAATTCGAAAAGCATTTGAAGATAAGAAACTCAAGGAATTAGCAGCTAAAGCATATCCTGTTCCAGGAAAACAAA aGGGTTCTAATCAACAGAATCAAGCTAGTGATGAACTTGTACCAAGCCGATTAGATATCAGGGTAGGAAAGATTGTGGAAGTTTCTAGACATCCTGATGCTGATGCCCTatatgttgaaaaaattgatttaggTGAAGCCCAACCTCGAACAATAGTTAGTGGTCTTGTAAATTTCATTCCTATTGAGGAGATGAAAAACCGAATGGTTGTGGTACTGTGTAATTTAAAAGCAGCAAAAATGAGGGGAGTTGAATCACAAGGAATGGTACTTTGTGCTTCAGT agATGATCCTAAACAGGTAGAAACTTTAATTCCACCAGAGGATGCAACACCTGGTGAAAGAGTATATATCGAGAACTACGAATCTGGAAACCCAGATGAGGTGTTGAATCCCAAGAAAAAAGTGTGGGAAAAGCTACAGGTTGATTTGAAAACCAATTCTGATTGTTTAGCACAATGGCAGGGAAATAATCTTTTAACAAAATCAGGTGGAAAAATAAGAAGTAAATCAATGACCATGGCACCAATAAAATGA
- the LOC123678493 gene encoding tyrosine--tRNA ligase, cytoplasmic isoform X2 translates to MVNEAPLSLDEKYHLISRNLQEVLGEDKIKSILKERDLKIYWGTATTGKPHVAYFVPMSKIADFLRAGAEVTILFADLHAYLDNMKATWELLEPRVQYYEHSIKAMLSSIGVPLDKLKFVKGTNYQLSKEYTLDVYRLSSLITEHDAKKAGAEVVKQVDHPLLSGLLYPGLQALDEEYLKVDSQFGGIDQRKIFTFAEKYLPQLGYQKRAHLMNPMVPGLTGGKMSSSEDESKIDLLDSAANVKKKLKKAFCEPGNIENNGCLSFVKHVIFPLLKPGEKFVLPRHVDYGGDLEFDKFNDLEQAFAKEEVHPGDLKNAMEIYLNRLLDPIRKAFEDKKLKELAAKAYPVPGKQKGSNQQNQASDELVPSRLDIRVGKIVEVSRHPDADALYVEKIDLGEAQPRTIVSGLVNFIPIEEMKNRMVVVLCNLKAAKMRGVESQGMVLCASVDDPKQVETLIPPEDATPGERVYIENYESGNPDEVLNPKKKVWEKLQVDLKTNSDCLAQWQGNNLLTKSGGKIRSKSMTMAPIK, encoded by the exons ATGGTTAATGAAGCCCCCCTTTCTCTAGATGAGAAGTATCATCTTATTTCTCGCAATTTACAAGAAGTACTGGGGGAAGATAAAATAAAAAGTATATTGAAAGAACGAGACTTGAAAATCTATTGGGGTACTGCTACCACCGGAAAGCCTCATGTTGCATACTTTGTTCCTATGTCCAAAATAGCAGATTTTCTCAGAGCAGGAGCAGAAGTCACTATTTTATTTGCTGATCTCCATGCCTATTTAGATAATATGAAGGCAACTTGGGAACTTTTAGAACCCAGAGTTCAATATTATGAACATAGCATTAAGGCTATGTTGAGTTCAATTGGTGTACCATTAGATAAGCTGAAATTTGTTAAAGGTACAAATTATCAGTTATCCAAGGAATATACTTTAGATGTTTATCGATTATCTTCCTTGATTACGGAGCATGATGCTAAGAAAGCTGGTGCTGAAGTAGTAAAGCAAGTTGATCATCCACTTCTTAGTGGACTTCTTTATCCAG GTTTGCAAGCTTTGGATGAAGAATACTTGAAAGTAGATTCACAATTTGGTGGTATTGACCAGAGAAAGATTTTCACATTTGCTGAAAAATACTTGCCACAATTGGGCTATCAAAAGAGAGCTCATCTTATGAACCCCATGG TTCCTGGATTAACTGGAGGAAAAATGTCTTCTTCAGAGGATGAAAGCAAAATTGACCTCTTAGATTCAGCTGCCAATGTAAAAAAGAAACTGAAGAAAGCTTTTTGTGAGCCAGGAAATATTGAGAATAATGGCTGTCTCTCTTTTGTTAAACATGTTATATTTCCTCTTCTCAAACCTGGTGAAAAGTTTGTCTTACCTAGACATGTAGACTATGGTGGTGACTTGGAATTTGACAAATTTAATGATCTAGAACAAGCTTTTGCTAAAGAGGAAGTACATCCAGGAGATTTGAAGAATGCCATGGAAATCTATCTTAATAGATTACTAGATCCAATTCGAAAAGCATTTGAAGATAAGAAACTCAAGGAATTAGCAGCTAAAGCATATCCTGTTCCAGGAAAACAAA aGGGTTCTAATCAACAGAATCAAGCTAGTGATGAACTTGTACCAAGCCGATTAGATATCAGGGTAGGAAAGATTGTGGAAGTTTCTAGACATCCTGATGCTGATGCCCTatatgttgaaaaaattgatttaggTGAAGCCCAACCTCGAACAATAGTTAGTGGTCTTGTAAATTTCATTCCTATTGAGGAGATGAAAAACCGAATGGTTGTGGTACTGTGTAATTTAAAAGCAGCAAAAATGAGGGGAGTTGAATCACAAGGAATGGTACTTTGTGCTTCAGT agATGATCCTAAACAGGTAGAAACTTTAATTCCACCAGAGGATGCAACACCTGGTGAAAGAGTATATATCGAGAACTACGAATCTGGAAACCCAGATGAGGTGTTGAATCCCAAGAAAAAAGTGTGGGAAAAGCTACAGGTTGATTTGAAAACCAATTCTGATTGTTTAGCACAATGGCAGGGAAATAATCTTTTAACAAAATCAGGTGGAAAAATAAGAAGTAAATCAATGACCATGGCACCAATAAAATGA